One Roseimicrobium gellanilyticum DNA window includes the following coding sequences:
- a CDS encoding PQQ-binding-like beta-propeller repeat protein, with amino-acid sequence MMLPTQTGPGRPEAGLVVRTLRCAGSTLRLQVGSFFGRLGQGGGIPDRTAECADHVWGAPLRATLLLLAISFFVAVPPTHSQQSAPTADSAPAAPDSFDKTSIALRTALHYDPAVDVPLQKLVALYRDAGRTEELLSMYGAHVAQFPEDGNAKLVLSRIYGALQDRRAMEFLKSAVAQHPEHALLAWEYGRALLQQHDPKAVDEMARAVSLEKGVARRALWYGELLKAASVQAREDLVLIQTQKLMDEGAMSPEQRLRWARQAMSAKLPKTAALLLKDLPEQSLGADSGVEATVLRAQLLAENGDAPAAVKMLQALQEKLSPEHWRHREILMLRLDLAGAKGRDGFVEEARAKWSKKESRTEADALTFADVLLAAHRGNEALKVLREAVVQFPQSAPLEARVLEVWEAQGPDTEAIAWLEKKLEKQPERGDLQLRRVRWYYAMNQAEKAKAAFNKLLTSLEDAQKIERTVEMARWLRRRNQSLEAVALLESAVEKAPQRWDLRRELAELYMGQRRKEDVAKLFAGSWSKDLPPDARLEIAQFLMVKQLWLEAKELVEPWVASNEGAFEGRLLLAKIFGKLGDDAQVQATLDAARALCDTEARYQAWLDALLEYASAREMTGLWLQREAELLLPTGKAVPEDTLFGRWIVLLEQAIARQEEKFAEAAITRALAASLTPERRLQLEKMRLELLGSDSTRVAEAEAGLRSLMERDAAHREDHRVRLALLYQRAGRGDLAREFLDDLDVGKVTGAQDLRALLPLLQERNLAGQALACAERLTQLEPAERAHWAQWISLLANSGGEERLRIALREVLGKAHDWKLAEEVQQSLRDHLVASQWRSVQMALLEGDMQDWAAARRAAAEFERMELTHEQRLWLRWLRAWFSAGIGDGAAVADALTELGKVDGKTWIAFPDGMELSVQSARDMLQAKLKSPPDGNAAAKIPQAPLISAPLPPFETAWAFALEDGAILTRTGVSQTDGLAYFGDDRWNIFAVDLKTGKLRWRYRADGAPTDAFTNPGAVRRSGRGRIIGGYPYNRYGGQVPELSAAIQFQAVTGRLLVLTENGVECLSAANGSVLWRSAPSGESQAQGTQSMVPQSRLVEEGGCVYYWRPATSRVSAMKLESGRLLWETELPQLPAAPVNPNNQWQNMDMYARLRSGLSVDQGRVLAWAQTAALLHAETGALIWRTGTGELPAFPVGLETEDELASALAAVGTATQTLVRSVQLTFGPGVGLAINGPHSTRSGPAQRWVYGDALRRLLQPQSGLAPTLILRGEEVWGATANNDGLVTMLGLPVAGWGGGGCVVGFEGRRVINDLGGVATVTMVGTPSNSITLFPEPDIKPGQSLNASGGIGTISTPSGFVIVGQQLASANPGAPGEPVHSSVLEGSRFYASTPDRLRAADVRSGATLFDLPWPKDAAEWVKAETSRHPTAMMPMLPGMGGQAMAPQYRRVYVPQGVFLQDQRMGGGILCGPLSAVAEDLWIAPLHDRAVICLRGQFLKQKPVATAAPVNVPPDSNR; translated from the coding sequence ATGATGCTTCCCACCCAGACTGGTCCGGGCCGCCCTGAGGCAGGGTTGGTGGTCCGCACACTCCGTTGTGCGGGAAGCACGTTGCGGCTCCAAGTGGGGTCATTTTTCGGGAGGCTTGGTCAGGGAGGAGGCATCCCTGACCGCACAGCGGAGTGTGCGGACCACGTTTGGGGTGCTCCGCTCCGCGCAACGCTGCTACTCCTCGCCATCAGCTTCTTCGTCGCAGTTCCTCCCACCCACTCCCAGCAATCCGCCCCAACTGCAGACTCCGCACCCGCAGCCCCTGACTCCTTCGACAAGACATCCATCGCCCTGCGCACGGCGTTGCACTATGACCCGGCGGTGGATGTGCCGCTGCAGAAGCTGGTGGCCCTGTATCGGGATGCCGGACGGACGGAGGAGCTGCTCTCCATGTATGGCGCGCACGTGGCGCAGTTTCCGGAGGACGGGAATGCGAAGTTGGTGCTCTCCCGCATCTATGGTGCGCTCCAGGACCGGCGGGCGATGGAGTTCCTGAAGTCGGCCGTGGCGCAGCATCCGGAGCATGCGTTGCTGGCGTGGGAATATGGGCGCGCACTGCTGCAGCAACACGACCCGAAGGCGGTGGATGAGATGGCTCGCGCTGTGTCCCTGGAGAAAGGTGTGGCCCGTCGCGCCTTGTGGTATGGCGAGCTCCTCAAGGCCGCCTCTGTGCAAGCTCGCGAGGACCTCGTGCTCATCCAGACGCAGAAGCTCATGGATGAGGGCGCGATGAGTCCGGAGCAACGCCTTCGCTGGGCGAGGCAGGCCATGTCCGCGAAGTTGCCGAAGACCGCGGCTCTCCTCCTCAAGGATCTGCCGGAGCAGTCGCTCGGGGCGGACAGCGGTGTGGAGGCCACGGTGCTCCGGGCGCAGCTGCTCGCAGAGAACGGGGATGCGCCCGCCGCAGTGAAGATGCTGCAAGCGCTGCAGGAAAAGCTTTCCCCGGAGCACTGGAGACATCGCGAAATCCTCATGTTGCGTCTGGACCTTGCGGGCGCCAAAGGGCGCGATGGTTTCGTGGAAGAAGCGCGGGCGAAGTGGAGCAAGAAGGAATCACGCACGGAAGCGGACGCACTGACCTTTGCCGATGTGCTGCTGGCGGCGCATCGTGGCAATGAGGCGCTCAAGGTACTACGCGAAGCGGTGGTGCAGTTTCCCCAGTCCGCTCCTTTGGAAGCGAGAGTGCTGGAGGTGTGGGAGGCGCAGGGGCCCGATACGGAGGCTATTGCGTGGCTCGAGAAAAAGCTGGAGAAGCAACCCGAGCGCGGTGATTTGCAACTGCGCCGGGTGCGCTGGTACTACGCCATGAATCAAGCGGAGAAGGCGAAGGCGGCTTTCAACAAGCTGCTGACTTCGCTGGAGGATGCGCAAAAGATCGAGCGCACAGTAGAGATGGCGCGCTGGTTGCGGCGGCGCAATCAATCCCTGGAAGCGGTGGCGTTGCTGGAGTCTGCCGTGGAGAAGGCGCCCCAGCGCTGGGATCTCCGGCGCGAGCTGGCAGAGCTCTACATGGGCCAGCGTCGCAAGGAGGATGTGGCGAAGCTCTTTGCCGGCTCCTGGAGCAAAGATCTCCCGCCGGATGCTCGTCTGGAGATTGCACAGTTTCTCATGGTGAAGCAGCTCTGGCTCGAGGCGAAGGAGCTGGTGGAACCGTGGGTGGCTTCCAATGAAGGAGCCTTCGAGGGACGGCTGCTGCTGGCAAAGATTTTCGGCAAGCTGGGCGATGATGCGCAGGTACAGGCCACGCTGGATGCGGCACGTGCGCTCTGTGATACCGAGGCCCGCTACCAGGCGTGGTTGGACGCCCTGTTGGAGTATGCCAGTGCCCGTGAGATGACCGGGCTGTGGCTGCAGCGCGAAGCGGAGCTCCTTCTTCCGACGGGAAAGGCGGTGCCTGAAGATACTTTGTTTGGCAGATGGATTGTTCTCCTCGAGCAGGCGATCGCGAGGCAGGAGGAGAAGTTCGCCGAGGCCGCCATCACCAGGGCTCTGGCCGCTTCGCTTACTCCGGAACGGCGTTTGCAGTTGGAGAAGATGCGGCTGGAGTTGTTGGGCAGCGACAGCACGCGTGTGGCCGAGGCAGAGGCGGGCTTGCGTTCCCTGATGGAGCGGGACGCGGCGCATCGGGAGGACCATCGCGTGCGACTGGCACTTTTGTATCAGCGGGCTGGCCGTGGGGATTTGGCCCGGGAATTTCTGGATGACCTGGATGTGGGGAAGGTCACCGGGGCGCAGGACCTCCGTGCGTTGCTGCCGCTGCTGCAGGAGCGCAACCTCGCCGGACAGGCGCTGGCGTGTGCGGAGAGACTGACCCAGCTGGAGCCAGCAGAGCGCGCACACTGGGCGCAATGGATCAGCTTGCTGGCCAACAGCGGAGGAGAAGAGCGCCTGCGCATCGCTCTTCGCGAGGTACTGGGGAAGGCGCATGACTGGAAGCTTGCGGAGGAGGTGCAACAGTCCCTGCGAGATCATCTGGTGGCCAGTCAATGGCGCAGTGTGCAAATGGCCCTTCTCGAGGGTGACATGCAGGACTGGGCAGCTGCGCGACGTGCGGCGGCGGAGTTTGAAAGGATGGAGCTCACGCACGAGCAGCGGTTGTGGCTGCGCTGGCTGCGGGCGTGGTTCAGTGCTGGCATCGGGGACGGCGCGGCGGTGGCAGACGCGCTCACCGAACTTGGCAAGGTGGATGGCAAGACCTGGATTGCCTTTCCTGATGGCATGGAACTCAGCGTGCAGTCTGCTCGCGACATGCTGCAGGCGAAGCTGAAATCACCTCCAGATGGAAATGCTGCGGCGAAGATTCCGCAGGCGCCCCTCATCTCCGCGCCTCTACCTCCCTTTGAGACGGCATGGGCCTTTGCGCTGGAGGATGGCGCCATCCTCACCCGGACTGGTGTTTCGCAAACTGATGGTCTCGCGTACTTTGGAGACGATCGGTGGAATATCTTTGCCGTGGATTTGAAGACTGGGAAGCTCCGCTGGCGCTATCGCGCGGATGGTGCGCCGACAGATGCCTTCACGAATCCGGGCGCGGTGAGACGAAGTGGGAGGGGGCGAATCATCGGAGGCTACCCGTACAATCGCTACGGAGGTCAGGTGCCGGAACTTAGTGCAGCCATCCAGTTCCAGGCGGTGACTGGCCGGTTGCTCGTACTCACGGAAAACGGAGTTGAGTGCCTGAGTGCCGCGAATGGCAGCGTACTGTGGCGCAGTGCGCCGAGTGGTGAGAGTCAGGCTCAAGGAACCCAGTCCATGGTGCCGCAGAGTCGTCTCGTCGAGGAGGGCGGCTGCGTGTACTACTGGAGACCGGCGACATCCCGGGTATCCGCGATGAAATTGGAATCGGGTCGTTTGTTGTGGGAGACGGAGCTGCCTCAACTTCCTGCGGCACCGGTGAACCCGAACAACCAGTGGCAGAACATGGACATGTATGCGCGGCTGCGGTCTGGCCTGAGCGTGGACCAGGGCAGGGTACTGGCATGGGCGCAGACGGCGGCACTGCTGCATGCAGAGACTGGTGCCCTGATCTGGCGCACGGGTACGGGGGAGCTGCCAGCTTTCCCGGTGGGGCTTGAGACCGAGGATGAGCTCGCTTCCGCCCTGGCGGCGGTGGGTACGGCTACCCAGACACTGGTACGCTCAGTGCAGCTGACCTTTGGACCTGGTGTGGGCCTCGCCATCAACGGCCCGCATTCGACTCGCTCTGGGCCTGCTCAGAGATGGGTGTATGGGGATGCCCTTCGTCGTCTGTTGCAACCGCAGAGTGGTCTCGCCCCAACTCTCATCTTGCGTGGTGAAGAGGTGTGGGGCGCCACTGCCAACAATGATGGCCTGGTCACCATGCTGGGGCTGCCGGTCGCCGGATGGGGGGGCGGAGGCTGTGTGGTGGGTTTTGAGGGACGGCGTGTGATCAATGATCTCGGAGGTGTGGCGACAGTGACCATGGTGGGAACACCTTCCAACTCGATTACTTTATTCCCGGAGCCCGACATCAAGCCTGGCCAGAGTTTGAACGCGAGTGGCGGCATAGGGACTATTTCAACGCCGTCCGGATTCGTCATCGTCGGGCAGCAGCTTGCCAGTGCCAATCCCGGCGCCCCTGGCGAGCCGGTGCATTCTTCCGTGCTCGAGGGCAGTCGCTTTTATGCTTCTACGCCGGACAGGCTTCGTGCGGCCGATGTTCGCAGCGGCGCGACCTTGTTTGACCTTCCCTGGCCGAAGGATGCGGCGGAGTGGGTAAAGGCGGAGACTTCACGACACCCGACTGCCATGATGCCCATGTTGCCGGGCATGGGTGGGCAGGCGATGGCCCCACAGTATCGCCGGGTCTATGTACCCCAGGGAGTGTTCCTGCAGGATCAACGGATGGGCGGCGGCATTCTCTGTGGACCGCTTTCCGCGGTGGCGGAGGATTTGTGGATTGCACCGTTGCATGATCGTGCTGTCATCTGTCTTCGTGGCCAGTTTCTGAAGCAGAAACCCGTCGCGACCGCTGCTCCTGTGAATGTCCCGCCTGATTCGAACCGTTGA
- a CDS encoding DUF58 domain-containing protein codes for MPEPLVREDLFDATFLDRLRTLALRLRKRRALMKRGMQSTPATGFTREFKDYRHYTAKDDFRAIDWRLYARLEKLFVRLYEEVQELHVHVVVDTSGSMALPFPEKKRQALRFAVALAYLGLSGQHRVSLYSMNEGVKQELPPLRGQGNIEKFIQTVGKWQYGGFTDLEKCFSDFRPSRQRYGIIFVISDFFGREVGTAVEAVNRAAGWPGETHFVQVIHPWEQRPDLDGEVELADVETGEKRRFWITRREVKLYTEMFDAFSENLNNACASRQIDFFRCASDEPFEDRFLTLLTRGSALAGA; via the coding sequence ATGCCTGAACCCCTTGTCCGCGAAGACCTGTTTGACGCCACGTTCCTGGATCGGCTGCGTACGCTGGCGCTGCGGCTGAGAAAGCGCCGCGCGCTCATGAAGCGGGGCATGCAGAGCACACCGGCCACGGGATTCACCCGCGAGTTCAAGGACTACCGCCACTATACGGCGAAGGATGACTTCCGCGCGATCGATTGGCGTCTCTATGCACGGTTGGAGAAACTTTTCGTGCGCCTCTACGAGGAAGTGCAGGAGCTGCACGTGCACGTCGTGGTGGATACCAGCGGTTCCATGGCGCTGCCCTTTCCCGAAAAAAAGCGGCAGGCCCTGCGTTTCGCCGTGGCGCTGGCGTACTTGGGCCTGAGTGGGCAGCATCGCGTGAGCCTCTACTCCATGAATGAAGGGGTGAAGCAGGAACTGCCACCGCTGCGGGGGCAGGGGAATATTGAGAAGTTCATCCAGACCGTGGGGAAGTGGCAATACGGTGGCTTCACCGATCTTGAGAAATGCTTTAGCGATTTCCGGCCTTCCCGTCAGCGCTACGGCATCATCTTCGTGATCTCGGACTTCTTCGGACGTGAGGTCGGTACAGCGGTGGAAGCGGTGAATCGTGCAGCAGGCTGGCCCGGTGAGACCCACTTTGTGCAGGTCATCCATCCCTGGGAGCAGCGCCCGGATCTCGACGGTGAGGTGGAACTGGCGGATGTGGAAACGGGTGAGAAGCGCCGCTTCTGGATTACCCGCCGCGAAGTGAAGCTCTACACGGAAATGTTCGATGCCTTCAGCGAAAACCTGAACAACGCCTGCGCCAGCCGCCAGATTGACTTCTTCCGCTGTGCGAGTGATGAACCATTTGAGGATCGCTTCCTTACCCTGCTCACCCGGGGAAGCGCACTGGCCGGTGCCTAG